One Candidatus Regiella endosymbiont of Tuberolachnus salignus genomic window, TATCCAAATAATAGGCGAATACAACTGGTTTATTCCATTGGATGCCACCCTCCGGATTGTGGTGTTCGTGTAGCAAGCCCAGAGCATGTCCAAACTCATGCAAGGTGGCCGATTTTAAGTAGGCTTCATCAGAAGGATCGTCGGTAAAACCATCGAAATTCATGGTAGGTTCATTCGCAGCGGTCTTTCTACTATTTTTTCCTAAGTCTGACCAATTTCCATCGCCTTCTTTAAAAGCAATCCGGATATGTGCTTTCTTTTTGCTCCCTACAGGCAACCAATCAAATTTCAAATTGGCATATTCAAGCCATTCATTTGCATAGTGTCGAACTTTTTCTTGTACATATGCACTCCCTGCATAAGCAGCCATAAATTTTATACGCAAAGTTTGACCTGTTCGCCAAAAATTTTTGCTTTCGCCCAAGCTATACAAGGGGTTTTTGCTGTCTTCTGCTGGCCAGTCTTTATCAACGCATAGTCTTAGTCTCACTGCTTGATTAACATTTTCTGGCACATGCTCATATACTTCGGTTTTATTAACATATACAAACGTGCTGTTATCCATCTCCATAACGGAAATATTCATAATATTACCCTCTATTGTATTTATTTATCCTTTCATGGTGTAGCAGTGTCATGAAAATATTTCAAGGCTATTTATATTTTTTGGAATATTTATTTCACTAGTATTCCAATAAAGGGTTCACGTTGAATAGATTTACTCAGTTACTCGAGTAGGCTCCTTGTCAACGCTACTTTAGATGGCTCTTCCGCAAATAATGTTGGTGCTGAACGCCGTAGCTAACTGAGATATAAATCATCTTCTGACTTTTTATCTATTGAAAATGATCATGCTCAAAAAATTACTCGCTCTCCCTCGAAAGTGGGGGATCGCCGATTATTCTTTAAGTGATCGGCGGGTTGAACTGTTGCTTCAACATCGCAAACATTCTGCGTATTGTCCCCAATGCAATATGAAAAGCCGCTGTCGTTACGGCTTTACTCACCGACGACTTCAGCATTTACCCTGTGGAGGAAAGCCCCTGATACTATGCTTTCGTCTTCAGCGATTTTGTTGCACCAACAGCAGATGTCGGCAACGAACGTTTCAGGAATCAATCTCGACACTGGCACCCCGATGGCAACGAAGTTCCAGGCAGTTGGTAGAACTGACAACCCGTCTGGCTTATT contains:
- a CDS encoding matrixin family metalloprotease encodes the protein MNISVMEMDNSTFVYVNKTEVYEHVPENVNQAVRLRLCVDKDWPAEDSKNPLYSLGESKNFWRTGQTLRIKFMAAYAGSAYVQEKVRHYANEWLEYANLKFDWLPVGSKKKAHIRIAFKEGDGNWSDLGKNSRKTAANEPTMNFDGFTDDPSDEAYLKSATLHEFGHALGLLHEHHNPEGGIQWNKPVVFAYYLDMFGWDAAKTEYNLFKKYAKNKTQYTAYDPKSIMGYPIPEEHTLNGYSVADPTELSTTDKKFIASVYPGRLTVQKYL